From the genome of Bactrocera oleae isolate idBacOlea1 chromosome 2, idBacOlea1, whole genome shotgun sequence, one region includes:
- the mor gene encoding SWI/SNF complex subunit SMARCC2 isoform X1: MNTLGPKKDGSPNVEFFQSPESLQGFETIRLWLQKNCKKYLANNTETITRESLAQLLVQFLQYVEAKLGKNAQEPPATRIPMRLFMDFKPGGGLCIIFSTMFRFRAEQRGKKFDFSVGKNPPRKDPNIQLLIDIEQALVEANLYRIHYIYIRPEINKELAQKLRDILSTRRVEIVTDEEEATHIIYPVVDPHPDEYARPLFKRGNHVMLHWYYFPESYDSWAINSFDLPEYVPENPELPAEQCWLVSASWILDLEQYNEWMAEEDYEVDETGKKKTHKHRMSVDDIMSLGTDEKKRMSGGSGATTKQKRRRSPSPNTSKPGKRKRSPAVLHKKARNEEDDEDLTRDMDDPPAEPNVQEVVKSSTLQSTASPAPGGKSRADNDMMPIKGGTMTDLDDEMTGGSAVQALSTGDGENSQTGKTSDNSNTQEFSSSAKEDMEDNVTEQTHHIIVPSYSAWFDYNSIHVIEKRAMSEFFNGKNKSKTPEIFMAYRNFMIDTYRLNPTEYLTSTACRRNLAGDVCAIMRVHAFLEQWGLINYQIDAELRPTPMGPPPTSHFHILSDTPSGLQSLNPQKTQQPSAAKALLDLDKPKINKDGKEVSIEGDKPALLPGGINIKTEVFENGNNTGQQFGLKLDQYAKKPAAMKNRTAASMTREWTDQETLLLLEGLEMHKDDWNKVCEHVGTRTQDECILHFLRLPIEDPYLEDDGGFLGPLGCQPIPFSKSGNPIMSTVAFLASVVDPRVAAAAAKAAMEEFAAIKDEVPATIMDNHMKNVEKASAGGKFNPSFGLSNTGIAGTGADKEDDEAHTVGTGTATMPVNTGAVDEEMKDVSKKDDNKTHSNEANKTEKQNNETESEQKPENDSRNGTENKIEDTNDTDTTSKDPDIVKQQIFNEANVQTAAAAALASAAVKAKHLAALEERKIKSLVALLVETQMKKLEIKLRHFEELETTMEREREGLEYQRQQLITERQQFHLEQLKAAEFRARQQAHHRLQLEQQWQGTTGVNAAGNGSLTGNSNATLGGVSNAPPTQGHPIVSGASSVAAGGSLATNVSSVGSQNATAAVQGGSTQTSIGNTSQPATAAPLTLPATIASSAQQQAPTPMDTTTTTSIIPTTGVEGATITGQTILSPPSGSTSVPSANAQPTGLSPAVPPS; encoded by the exons ATGAATACTTTAGGTCCGAAAAAGGACGGAAGTCCTAATGTGGAGTTCTTTCAATCTCCAGAATCTCTACAAGGATTCGAAACAATCCGCCTATGGctacagaaaaattgtaaaaaa tatTTAGCAAATAATACTGAGACAATTACAAGAGAATCGTTGGCGCAGTTATTAGTACAATTCCTGCAATATGTGGAGGCGAAATTGGGTAAAAATGCACAGGAGCCACCGGCAACACGTATTCCG ATGCGATTATTTATGGATTTTAAACCAGGTGGTGGCCTATGTATCATCTTTAGTACAATGTTTCGATTTCGTGCTGAACAACGCggcaaaaaatttgatttttctgTGGGAAAAAACCCACCACGCAAAGATCCAAACATACAATTACTTATTGATATCGAACAAGCACTCGTCGAAGCAAATCTTTACCGTAttcattacatatacatacgacCGGAAATTAACAAAGAATTAGCTCAGAAGTTAAGAGATATCTTAAGTACCAGGCGCGTGGAGATTGTAACCGACGAAGAAGAAGCTACACACATTATATACCCAGTTGTTGATCCACATCCTGACGAATATGCACGCCCCCTTTTCAAACGTGGTAATCATGTAATGTTACATTGGTATTACTTCCCGGAATCTTACGACTCATGGGCTATAAACTCATTTGATTTACCGGAATATGTACCGGAAAATCCTGAACTACCAGCAGAACAATGCTGGCTTGTCTCTGCATCTTGGATTTTAGACCTAGAACAATATAACGAATGGATGGCTGAAGAAGACTATGAAGTAGATGAAACGGGAAAAAAGAAAACACACAAACATCGTATGTCGGTTGATGATATAATGTCGTTGGGCACAGATGAGAAAAAACGAATGTCGGGTGGTAGTGGCGCAACTACCAAGCAAAAGCGGCGCCGCTCGCCTTCACCAAATACATCCAAGCCTGGCAAACGCAAACGCTCTCCTGCTGTATTACATAAGAAAGCGCGCAATGAAGAGGATGATGAAGATTTGACTCGCGATATGGATGATCCGCCGGCAGAGCCAAATGTGCAAGAGGTAGTGAAATCATCAACGCTACAATCAACTGCTAGTCCAGCACCGGGAGGAAAATCTCGTGCAGACAATGACATGATGCCGATTAAAG GAGGAACCATGACCGATTTGGATGACGAAATGACAGGAGGAAGTGCAGTTCAGGCTCTATCCACGGGCGATGGTGAAAATTCCCAAACTGGCAAAACTAGTGATAACAGTAATACACAAGAGTTCTCTTCCTCTGCTAAAGAAGATATGGAGGACAACGTAACTGAGCAGACACACCACATCATAGTACCCTCATACTCTGCATGGTTTGATTACAACTCAATTCATGTGATTGAAAAGCGCGCCATGTCGGAATTTTTCAATGgcaaaaataaatcgaaaaccCCTGAAATTTTTATGGCCTATCGTAATTTTATGATTGACACCTAcag ATTAAATCCTACCGAGTACTTAACCAGCACTGCATGTCGCAGAAATCTTGCTGGGGACGTTTGCGCTATTATGCGTGTACATGCATTCCTAGAGCAATGGGGTCTCATAAACTATCAAATAGACGCAGAGCTACGACCAACTCCAATGGGACCACCGCCAACTtctcattttcatatattatcaGACACGCCCTCTGGTTTGCAATCTTTGAATCCACAAAAAACACAACAGCCATCAGCAGCAAAAGCTTTGCTTGATTTGGATAagccaaaaataaacaaagatggTAAAGAAGTCTCAATAGAAGGAGATAAACCGGCGCTGTTGCCGGGtggaataaatattaaaactgaAGTTTTCGAGAATGGTAATAACACAGGCCAGCAATTCGGGCTGAAACTAGATCAATATGCAAAGAAGCCTGCGGCAATGAAGAATCGTACAGCAGCTAGTATGACGCGTGAATGGACAGATCAAGAAACATTGCTTTTGCTCGAAGGTCTCGAAATGCATAAAGATGATTGGAATAAAGTTTGTGAACATGTAGGAACGCGTACACAAGATGAATGCATACTACATTTTCTCCGACTACCTATTGAGGACCCTTACTTGGAGGATGATGGAGGATTTTTGGGTCCATTAGGTTGTCAACCCATACCATTTAGTAAATCTGGCAATCCAATTATGTCGACGGTGGCGTTTTTAGCTTCAGTAGTTGATCCTCGCGTAGCAGCAGCTGCTGCAAAGGCTGCCATGGAAGAATTCGCCGCCATAAAG GACGAAGTACCCGCTACTATAATGGATAATCATATGAAAAACGTGGAGAAAGCGTCAGCTGGTGGAAAATTCAATCCATCTTTCGGACTATCCAACACCGGCATAGCCGGCACTGGGGCTGACAAAGAGGATGACGAGGCCCATACAGTAGGAACTGGGACTGCGACCATGCCAGTTAACACAGGTGCGGTAGATGAAGAAATGAAGGATGTTTCGAAAAAAG ACGACAATAAAACACATTCAAACGAGGCTAATAAGACAGAGAAGCAAAATAATGAAACAGAATCTGAACAGAAACCAGAAAATGATTCCAGAA ATGGTACAGAGAATAAAATTGAAGACACTAATGACACAGATACAACGTCAAAAGATCCTGATATCGTAAAGCAACAAATATTCAACGAGGCTAACGTTCAAACCGCTGCAGCCGCAGCATTGGCTTCAGCAGCTGTAAAGGCCAAGCACTTAGCCGCCTTGGAAGAGCGCAAAATTAAATCGTTAGTCGCATTACTTGTGGAAACGCAAATgaagaaattagaaataaaactaCGACATTTTGAAGAGCTGGAAACAACAATGGAGCGCGAACGTGAGGGATTAGAGTATCAGCGCCAACAGCTTATAACCGAACGCCAACAATTTCATTTGGAACAATTGAAAGCTGCAGAATTTCGAGCACGTCAGCAAGCCCACCATCGTCTACAATTAGAACAGCAATGGCAAGGAACTACTGGCGTAAACGCCGCAGGCAATGGTTCACTTACTGGTAATTCTAATGCAACACTCGGTGGTGTCAGTAATGCACCGCCTACGCAAGGCCATCCAATAGTGAGTGGGGCCAGCAGCGTGGCCGCCGGTGGATCGCTTGCAACAAATGTTAGTAGTGTTGGGTCTCAAAACGCAACAGCTGCTGTTCAAGGTGGTAGCACTCAAACATCTATTGGCAACACCTCACAACCAGCTACGGCTGCACCGCTGACTTTACCTGCAACTATCGCTTCGTCTGCACAACAACAAGCGCCAACTCCAATGG ATACTACCACAACTACTTCTATAATCCCTACAACTGGCGTAGAGGGAGCTACAATCACGGGCCAGACAATTTTGTCACCGCCAAGCGGGTCAACAAGCGTGCCATCTGCAAATGCACAACCAACTGGTCTCTCTCCAGCAGTACCACCATCATAA
- the mor gene encoding SWI/SNF complex subunit SMARCC2 isoform X4, with amino-acid sequence MNTLGPKKDGSPNVEFFQSPESLQGFETIRLWLQKNCKKYLANNTETITRESLAQLLVQFLQYVEAKLGKNAQEPPATRIPMRLFMDFKPGGGLCIIFSTMFRFRAEQRGKKFDFSVGKNPPRKDPNIQLLIDIEQALVEANLYRIHYIYIRPEINKELAQKLRDILSTRRVEIVTDEEEATHIIYPVVDPHPDEYARPLFKRGNHVMLHWYYFPESYDSWAINSFDLPEYVPENPELPAEQCWLVSASWILDLEQYNEWMAEEDYEVDETGKKKTHKHRMSVDDIMSLGTDEKKRMSGGSGATTKQKRRRSPSPNTSKPGKRKRSPAVLHKKARNEEDDEDLTRDMDDPPAEPNVQEVVKSSTLQSTASPAPGGKSRADNDMMPIKGGTMTDLDDEMTGGSAVQALSTGDGENSQTGKTSDNSNTQEFSSSAKEDMEDNVTEQTHHIIVPSYSAWFDYNSIHVIEKRAMSEFFNGKNKSKTPEIFMAYRNFMIDTYRLNPTEYLTSTACRRNLAGDVCAIMRVHAFLEQWGLINYQIDAELRPTPMGPPPTSHFHILSDTPSGLQSLNPQKTQQPSAAKALLDLDKPKINKDGKEVSIEGDKPALLPGGINIKTEVFENGNNTGQQFGLKLDQYAKKPAAMKNRTAASMTREWTDQETLLLLEGLEMHKDDWNKVCEHVGTRTQDECILHFLRLPIEDPYLEDDGGFLGPLGCQPIPFSKSGNPIMSTVAFLASVVDPRVAAAAAKAAMEEFAAIKDEVPATIMDNHMKNVEKASAGGKFNPSFGLSNTGIAGTGADKEDDEAHTVGTGTATMPVNTDGTENKIEDTNDTDTTSKDPDIVKQQIFNEANVQTAAAAALASAAVKAKHLAALEERKIKSLVALLVETQMKKLEIKLRHFEELETTMEREREGLEYQRQQLITERQQFHLEQLKAAEFRARQQAHHRLQLEQQWQGTTGVNAAGNGSLTGNSNATLGGVSNAPPTQGHPIVSGASSVAAGGSLATNVSSVGSQNATAAVQGGSTQTSIGNTSQPATAAPLTLPATIASSAQQQAPTPMDTTTTTSIIPTTGVEGATITGQTILSPPSGSTSVPSANAQPTGLSPAVPPS; translated from the exons ATGAATACTTTAGGTCCGAAAAAGGACGGAAGTCCTAATGTGGAGTTCTTTCAATCTCCAGAATCTCTACAAGGATTCGAAACAATCCGCCTATGGctacagaaaaattgtaaaaaa tatTTAGCAAATAATACTGAGACAATTACAAGAGAATCGTTGGCGCAGTTATTAGTACAATTCCTGCAATATGTGGAGGCGAAATTGGGTAAAAATGCACAGGAGCCACCGGCAACACGTATTCCG ATGCGATTATTTATGGATTTTAAACCAGGTGGTGGCCTATGTATCATCTTTAGTACAATGTTTCGATTTCGTGCTGAACAACGCggcaaaaaatttgatttttctgTGGGAAAAAACCCACCACGCAAAGATCCAAACATACAATTACTTATTGATATCGAACAAGCACTCGTCGAAGCAAATCTTTACCGTAttcattacatatacatacgacCGGAAATTAACAAAGAATTAGCTCAGAAGTTAAGAGATATCTTAAGTACCAGGCGCGTGGAGATTGTAACCGACGAAGAAGAAGCTACACACATTATATACCCAGTTGTTGATCCACATCCTGACGAATATGCACGCCCCCTTTTCAAACGTGGTAATCATGTAATGTTACATTGGTATTACTTCCCGGAATCTTACGACTCATGGGCTATAAACTCATTTGATTTACCGGAATATGTACCGGAAAATCCTGAACTACCAGCAGAACAATGCTGGCTTGTCTCTGCATCTTGGATTTTAGACCTAGAACAATATAACGAATGGATGGCTGAAGAAGACTATGAAGTAGATGAAACGGGAAAAAAGAAAACACACAAACATCGTATGTCGGTTGATGATATAATGTCGTTGGGCACAGATGAGAAAAAACGAATGTCGGGTGGTAGTGGCGCAACTACCAAGCAAAAGCGGCGCCGCTCGCCTTCACCAAATACATCCAAGCCTGGCAAACGCAAACGCTCTCCTGCTGTATTACATAAGAAAGCGCGCAATGAAGAGGATGATGAAGATTTGACTCGCGATATGGATGATCCGCCGGCAGAGCCAAATGTGCAAGAGGTAGTGAAATCATCAACGCTACAATCAACTGCTAGTCCAGCACCGGGAGGAAAATCTCGTGCAGACAATGACATGATGCCGATTAAAG GAGGAACCATGACCGATTTGGATGACGAAATGACAGGAGGAAGTGCAGTTCAGGCTCTATCCACGGGCGATGGTGAAAATTCCCAAACTGGCAAAACTAGTGATAACAGTAATACACAAGAGTTCTCTTCCTCTGCTAAAGAAGATATGGAGGACAACGTAACTGAGCAGACACACCACATCATAGTACCCTCATACTCTGCATGGTTTGATTACAACTCAATTCATGTGATTGAAAAGCGCGCCATGTCGGAATTTTTCAATGgcaaaaataaatcgaaaaccCCTGAAATTTTTATGGCCTATCGTAATTTTATGATTGACACCTAcag ATTAAATCCTACCGAGTACTTAACCAGCACTGCATGTCGCAGAAATCTTGCTGGGGACGTTTGCGCTATTATGCGTGTACATGCATTCCTAGAGCAATGGGGTCTCATAAACTATCAAATAGACGCAGAGCTACGACCAACTCCAATGGGACCACCGCCAACTtctcattttcatatattatcaGACACGCCCTCTGGTTTGCAATCTTTGAATCCACAAAAAACACAACAGCCATCAGCAGCAAAAGCTTTGCTTGATTTGGATAagccaaaaataaacaaagatggTAAAGAAGTCTCAATAGAAGGAGATAAACCGGCGCTGTTGCCGGGtggaataaatattaaaactgaAGTTTTCGAGAATGGTAATAACACAGGCCAGCAATTCGGGCTGAAACTAGATCAATATGCAAAGAAGCCTGCGGCAATGAAGAATCGTACAGCAGCTAGTATGACGCGTGAATGGACAGATCAAGAAACATTGCTTTTGCTCGAAGGTCTCGAAATGCATAAAGATGATTGGAATAAAGTTTGTGAACATGTAGGAACGCGTACACAAGATGAATGCATACTACATTTTCTCCGACTACCTATTGAGGACCCTTACTTGGAGGATGATGGAGGATTTTTGGGTCCATTAGGTTGTCAACCCATACCATTTAGTAAATCTGGCAATCCAATTATGTCGACGGTGGCGTTTTTAGCTTCAGTAGTTGATCCTCGCGTAGCAGCAGCTGCTGCAAAGGCTGCCATGGAAGAATTCGCCGCCATAAAG GACGAAGTACCCGCTACTATAATGGATAATCATATGAAAAACGTGGAGAAAGCGTCAGCTGGTGGAAAATTCAATCCATCTTTCGGACTATCCAACACCGGCATAGCCGGCACTGGGGCTGACAAAGAGGATGACGAGGCCCATACAGTAGGAACTGGGACTGCGACCATGCCAGTTAACACAG ATGGTACAGAGAATAAAATTGAAGACACTAATGACACAGATACAACGTCAAAAGATCCTGATATCGTAAAGCAACAAATATTCAACGAGGCTAACGTTCAAACCGCTGCAGCCGCAGCATTGGCTTCAGCAGCTGTAAAGGCCAAGCACTTAGCCGCCTTGGAAGAGCGCAAAATTAAATCGTTAGTCGCATTACTTGTGGAAACGCAAATgaagaaattagaaataaaactaCGACATTTTGAAGAGCTGGAAACAACAATGGAGCGCGAACGTGAGGGATTAGAGTATCAGCGCCAACAGCTTATAACCGAACGCCAACAATTTCATTTGGAACAATTGAAAGCTGCAGAATTTCGAGCACGTCAGCAAGCCCACCATCGTCTACAATTAGAACAGCAATGGCAAGGAACTACTGGCGTAAACGCCGCAGGCAATGGTTCACTTACTGGTAATTCTAATGCAACACTCGGTGGTGTCAGTAATGCACCGCCTACGCAAGGCCATCCAATAGTGAGTGGGGCCAGCAGCGTGGCCGCCGGTGGATCGCTTGCAACAAATGTTAGTAGTGTTGGGTCTCAAAACGCAACAGCTGCTGTTCAAGGTGGTAGCACTCAAACATCTATTGGCAACACCTCACAACCAGCTACGGCTGCACCGCTGACTTTACCTGCAACTATCGCTTCGTCTGCACAACAACAAGCGCCAACTCCAATGG ATACTACCACAACTACTTCTATAATCCCTACAACTGGCGTAGAGGGAGCTACAATCACGGGCCAGACAATTTTGTCACCGCCAAGCGGGTCAACAAGCGTGCCATCTGCAAATGCACAACCAACTGGTCTCTCTCCAGCAGTACCACCATCATAA
- the mor gene encoding SWI/SNF complex subunit SMARCC2 isoform X2 — protein MNTLGPKKDGSPNVEFFQSPESLQGFETIRLWLQKNCKKYLANNTETITRESLAQLLVQFLQYVEAKLGKNAQEPPATRIPMRLFMDFKPGGGLCIIFSTMFRFRAEQRGKKFDFSVGKNPPRKDPNIQLLIDIEQALVEANLYRIHYIYIRPEINKELAQKLRDILSTRRVEIVTDEEEATHIIYPVVDPHPDEYARPLFKRGNHVMLHWYYFPESYDSWAINSFDLPEYVPENPELPAEQCWLVSASWILDLEQYNEWMAEEDYEVDETGKKKTHKHRMSVDDIMSLGTDEKKRMSGGSGATTKQKRRRSPSPNTSKPGKRKRSPAVLHKKARNEEDDEDLTRDMDDPPAEPNVQEVVKSSTLQSTASPAPGGKSRADNDMMPIKGGTMTDLDDEMTGGSAVQALSTGDGENSQTGKTSDNSNTQEFSSSAKEDMEDNVTEQTHHIIVPSYSAWFDYNSIHVIEKRAMSEFFNGKNKSKTPEIFMAYRNFMIDTYRLNPTEYLTSTACRRNLAGDVCAIMRVHAFLEQWGLINYQIDAELRPTPMGPPPTSHFHILSDTPSGLQSLNPQKTQQPSAAKALLDLDKPKINKDGKEVSIEGDKPALLPGGINIKTEVFENGNNTGQQFGLKLDQYAKKPAAMKNRTAASMTREWTDQETLLLLEGLEMHKDDWNKVCEHVGTRTQDECILHFLRLPIEDPYLEDDGGFLGPLGCQPIPFSKSGNPIMSTVAFLASVVDPRVAAAAAKAAMEEFAAIKDEVPATIMDNHMKNVEKASAGGKFNPSFGLSNTGIAGTGADKEDDEAHTVGTGTATMPVNTDDNKTHSNEANKTEKQNNETESEQKPENDSRNGTENKIEDTNDTDTTSKDPDIVKQQIFNEANVQTAAAAALASAAVKAKHLAALEERKIKSLVALLVETQMKKLEIKLRHFEELETTMEREREGLEYQRQQLITERQQFHLEQLKAAEFRARQQAHHRLQLEQQWQGTTGVNAAGNGSLTGNSNATLGGVSNAPPTQGHPIVSGASSVAAGGSLATNVSSVGSQNATAAVQGGSTQTSIGNTSQPATAAPLTLPATIASSAQQQAPTPMDTTTTTSIIPTTGVEGATITGQTILSPPSGSTSVPSANAQPTGLSPAVPPS, from the exons ATGAATACTTTAGGTCCGAAAAAGGACGGAAGTCCTAATGTGGAGTTCTTTCAATCTCCAGAATCTCTACAAGGATTCGAAACAATCCGCCTATGGctacagaaaaattgtaaaaaa tatTTAGCAAATAATACTGAGACAATTACAAGAGAATCGTTGGCGCAGTTATTAGTACAATTCCTGCAATATGTGGAGGCGAAATTGGGTAAAAATGCACAGGAGCCACCGGCAACACGTATTCCG ATGCGATTATTTATGGATTTTAAACCAGGTGGTGGCCTATGTATCATCTTTAGTACAATGTTTCGATTTCGTGCTGAACAACGCggcaaaaaatttgatttttctgTGGGAAAAAACCCACCACGCAAAGATCCAAACATACAATTACTTATTGATATCGAACAAGCACTCGTCGAAGCAAATCTTTACCGTAttcattacatatacatacgacCGGAAATTAACAAAGAATTAGCTCAGAAGTTAAGAGATATCTTAAGTACCAGGCGCGTGGAGATTGTAACCGACGAAGAAGAAGCTACACACATTATATACCCAGTTGTTGATCCACATCCTGACGAATATGCACGCCCCCTTTTCAAACGTGGTAATCATGTAATGTTACATTGGTATTACTTCCCGGAATCTTACGACTCATGGGCTATAAACTCATTTGATTTACCGGAATATGTACCGGAAAATCCTGAACTACCAGCAGAACAATGCTGGCTTGTCTCTGCATCTTGGATTTTAGACCTAGAACAATATAACGAATGGATGGCTGAAGAAGACTATGAAGTAGATGAAACGGGAAAAAAGAAAACACACAAACATCGTATGTCGGTTGATGATATAATGTCGTTGGGCACAGATGAGAAAAAACGAATGTCGGGTGGTAGTGGCGCAACTACCAAGCAAAAGCGGCGCCGCTCGCCTTCACCAAATACATCCAAGCCTGGCAAACGCAAACGCTCTCCTGCTGTATTACATAAGAAAGCGCGCAATGAAGAGGATGATGAAGATTTGACTCGCGATATGGATGATCCGCCGGCAGAGCCAAATGTGCAAGAGGTAGTGAAATCATCAACGCTACAATCAACTGCTAGTCCAGCACCGGGAGGAAAATCTCGTGCAGACAATGACATGATGCCGATTAAAG GAGGAACCATGACCGATTTGGATGACGAAATGACAGGAGGAAGTGCAGTTCAGGCTCTATCCACGGGCGATGGTGAAAATTCCCAAACTGGCAAAACTAGTGATAACAGTAATACACAAGAGTTCTCTTCCTCTGCTAAAGAAGATATGGAGGACAACGTAACTGAGCAGACACACCACATCATAGTACCCTCATACTCTGCATGGTTTGATTACAACTCAATTCATGTGATTGAAAAGCGCGCCATGTCGGAATTTTTCAATGgcaaaaataaatcgaaaaccCCTGAAATTTTTATGGCCTATCGTAATTTTATGATTGACACCTAcag ATTAAATCCTACCGAGTACTTAACCAGCACTGCATGTCGCAGAAATCTTGCTGGGGACGTTTGCGCTATTATGCGTGTACATGCATTCCTAGAGCAATGGGGTCTCATAAACTATCAAATAGACGCAGAGCTACGACCAACTCCAATGGGACCACCGCCAACTtctcattttcatatattatcaGACACGCCCTCTGGTTTGCAATCTTTGAATCCACAAAAAACACAACAGCCATCAGCAGCAAAAGCTTTGCTTGATTTGGATAagccaaaaataaacaaagatggTAAAGAAGTCTCAATAGAAGGAGATAAACCGGCGCTGTTGCCGGGtggaataaatattaaaactgaAGTTTTCGAGAATGGTAATAACACAGGCCAGCAATTCGGGCTGAAACTAGATCAATATGCAAAGAAGCCTGCGGCAATGAAGAATCGTACAGCAGCTAGTATGACGCGTGAATGGACAGATCAAGAAACATTGCTTTTGCTCGAAGGTCTCGAAATGCATAAAGATGATTGGAATAAAGTTTGTGAACATGTAGGAACGCGTACACAAGATGAATGCATACTACATTTTCTCCGACTACCTATTGAGGACCCTTACTTGGAGGATGATGGAGGATTTTTGGGTCCATTAGGTTGTCAACCCATACCATTTAGTAAATCTGGCAATCCAATTATGTCGACGGTGGCGTTTTTAGCTTCAGTAGTTGATCCTCGCGTAGCAGCAGCTGCTGCAAAGGCTGCCATGGAAGAATTCGCCGCCATAAAG GACGAAGTACCCGCTACTATAATGGATAATCATATGAAAAACGTGGAGAAAGCGTCAGCTGGTGGAAAATTCAATCCATCTTTCGGACTATCCAACACCGGCATAGCCGGCACTGGGGCTGACAAAGAGGATGACGAGGCCCATACAGTAGGAACTGGGACTGCGACCATGCCAGTTAACACAG ACGACAATAAAACACATTCAAACGAGGCTAATAAGACAGAGAAGCAAAATAATGAAACAGAATCTGAACAGAAACCAGAAAATGATTCCAGAA ATGGTACAGAGAATAAAATTGAAGACACTAATGACACAGATACAACGTCAAAAGATCCTGATATCGTAAAGCAACAAATATTCAACGAGGCTAACGTTCAAACCGCTGCAGCCGCAGCATTGGCTTCAGCAGCTGTAAAGGCCAAGCACTTAGCCGCCTTGGAAGAGCGCAAAATTAAATCGTTAGTCGCATTACTTGTGGAAACGCAAATgaagaaattagaaataaaactaCGACATTTTGAAGAGCTGGAAACAACAATGGAGCGCGAACGTGAGGGATTAGAGTATCAGCGCCAACAGCTTATAACCGAACGCCAACAATTTCATTTGGAACAATTGAAAGCTGCAGAATTTCGAGCACGTCAGCAAGCCCACCATCGTCTACAATTAGAACAGCAATGGCAAGGAACTACTGGCGTAAACGCCGCAGGCAATGGTTCACTTACTGGTAATTCTAATGCAACACTCGGTGGTGTCAGTAATGCACCGCCTACGCAAGGCCATCCAATAGTGAGTGGGGCCAGCAGCGTGGCCGCCGGTGGATCGCTTGCAACAAATGTTAGTAGTGTTGGGTCTCAAAACGCAACAGCTGCTGTTCAAGGTGGTAGCACTCAAACATCTATTGGCAACACCTCACAACCAGCTACGGCTGCACCGCTGACTTTACCTGCAACTATCGCTTCGTCTGCACAACAACAAGCGCCAACTCCAATGG ATACTACCACAACTACTTCTATAATCCCTACAACTGGCGTAGAGGGAGCTACAATCACGGGCCAGACAATTTTGTCACCGCCAAGCGGGTCAACAAGCGTGCCATCTGCAAATGCACAACCAACTGGTCTCTCTCCAGCAGTACCACCATCATAA